From Armatimonadota bacterium:
GGCGATCGCGCCGCCGCCACCAGCTCCAATTCGCTGACCTTGACCCTGGCCCTGACCTTGGCCTTGACCGCCACCCGGGCGCGGGCCGCTTTCTTGAGCCACGACTTGCTGGATCGTGAGCGATGACACCAACACTGCGGCGAGGATGCCGCCCCAAATGGTTGCTTTGCTTTGAATTTTCATTTTCGTCCCCACAACTTGAGGGCTGATCGCGGTTCAATGCGAGCAGGTGAAGGGACTAGACGCCTGGCCGGCAACGATGTTCAGTTCTATTCCAAAGAAATCTGAAAATGCTCGCAATACCGGTCAAACAGGTTATGTGCGGCAGGATAACAGGAGTGCGGCGAGACAAAGTGAGGGAATTCGAACGTGATGATCTTCTCGGCGACTTGGCTGGCCGCCTCCATCTTGAACCGCAAATACCGCCAGTCCGCGGGAGGAAACTTGATCGGCATGTCCCGGTCAAACGATTCCAGATTCGACCAGATCGTCATGCCGTGCTTTTTGCCCAGCGCCGCGATTCCCTCCACAAAGTCAGGCAGCTCTTGATAATGAACCTGACCATCTTGGAACGCGCAAATGTCGATCACCTCGTGCGTCTCCGCGAAGATTCGGTCCCAGTGGTCAAAACTTTCTTCGAGCGTGAACGCGTTCTCACCGAGCTGCTTCGCCCCTTGAGGATACGGAGAGATCAGCACGGGAAGGTCAGCGAGCTGCTTGCAATGCGCGCCGATCTGCTTATGCAATTCGATAATGTGGGCGTCGTTCTTCCCGGTTTCGTGGGTCTGATACCAACCCGCGAACGATTTATGATGCCCATACCGAGCGTACGCCTCATCTAGGAATTTCTGGTTGAGCTCGATCTCCTTCCAATAAGTTCGCCGCCACCAGAAAAAGCCGCTATCGTACGTTCCGAAAAACACCTTGATGCCAAATTCGTCGGCAAGGCTGTAGAAGATTTCACCGATGTCTTCGTAGACTGGCAACAAGTCCGGAATGACCTTGCTCGGGAAAATGCACTTGTTGCGGTATCCCGCGCGGATGATGATGACGGTGTCAATGCCGATCTTGGAGTACAGCTCAAACTCTTTGCGCCACTGTTCGCGGCCCCAATTCTGGCTCGGAATATCGTGGGTGATTTCATCCAAAAACGTGCCAGTGATTCGAAGCGTTTGAGCCATGACGAAAAGGTTACCCGGCAACAAAAATCGCGCCCAGAGTCATTTGGCTCCAGGCGCGAATTCGTTTCGATCCAAAAACTTCAGAATCGAGCGTTGACGGCATCCCAATCAATCACTTGCATGAATGCCTCGATGTACTTCATCCGGGCGGTCTGGAAGTCCAGATAGTACGCGTGCTCATAAACGTCCATCGCCAGCAGCAGAGTGTTGTTCCAGGCTGGGAAGGTGTCTTGAGCGTCGCCGATGTAGTTGTGAACGCGCTGCTCCGCGTGGTCATAACCCAAGAAAACCCAGCCTCGACCCGCCATGCCGGTGGTCTTCCAATCGGCAGCCCAGTTGTCGAAGCTGCCATAAGCTTCCTTGATCAAATCGGCGACCTTGCCGGTCGCTTCGCCGCCTTGACCACCGATGGTGTCGAAGTACACGTTGTGGTTGATCAGCCCGCCGTAAGCAAACGCATAGTTCACCTTTAGCGCGCGCATCTGGCTGAAAATCTGGTTGCCCTTGGAGGGGTCAATCTCCATTTCGGCGAGAGCTTTTCGAATCTCGTTGGTCTTGTTGGCGTACCCTTGCCACAGCTTCAAATGCTCATCGTGAGTCTGCTTGCTGATCCCGACGCGTTCGGTCGAATAGACCTTCGCAGGAATGGCGGATGGGACCTCGACAAGCTTGGGTGAAATGGCTACTTTTTCCATAATGTTCCTATTTTAGTAAAGATTGTTTCTCTTCTGCTCTACGACATTTTGCCCAACAAAATTCGAGCTGTGTGTAAACTGAAGGCATGATTCCCTATCTCGTTTCTGCTCCGCTGAACTCGCTGATCACCATCGAGAGGTTGTATAAGCAGTTGCCATCCGGTCGGCTAGATGCCCGAATCGATCCTGATCGGTTCACGCCTCGAGAGATCGCCGCGCACCTCGCGGATTGGGAGCCGATCTTGCGGCACCGCATCGAATCCATGCTGAGCGAGGAGAACCCAACTTTGGT
This genomic window contains:
- a CDS encoding DUF4434 domain-containing protein; its protein translation is MAQTLRITGTFLDEITHDIPSQNWGREQWRKEFELYSKIGIDTVIIIRAGYRNKCIFPSKVIPDLLPVYEDIGEIFYSLADEFGIKVFFGTYDSGFFWWRRTYWKEIELNQKFLDEAYARYGHHKSFAGWYQTHETGKNDAHIIELHKQIGAHCKQLADLPVLISPYPQGAKQLGENAFTLEESFDHWDRIFAETHEVIDICAFQDGQVHYQELPDFVEGIAALGKKHGMTIWSNLESFDRDMPIKFPPADWRYLRFKMEAASQVAEKIITFEFPHFVSPHSCYPAAHNLFDRYCEHFQISLE
- a CDS encoding superoxide dismutase — protein: MEKVAISPKLVEVPSAIPAKVYSTERVGISKQTHDEHLKLWQGYANKTNEIRKALAEMEIDPSKGNQIFSQMRALKVNYAFAYGGLINHNVYFDTIGGQGGEATGKVADLIKEAYGSFDNWAADWKTTGMAGRGWVFLGYDHAEQRVHNYIGDAQDTFPAWNNTLLLAMDVYEHAYYLDFQTARMKYIEAFMQVIDWDAVNARF